attattttttgtttacgtGTTCTCCTATGATAACtcgtaattttcaattttatttttataattatttgatgtcACTGTAGAGTGCAGACTGCAGACAGTGTAAACTAGTTTAACCGCTTTACTCAATAGGTACTCATCTATCATATTGCACTCGGTTCTCTTCTTACAAAAAAGTCACGTTAcgaatttataggtataaactgCTCATTGTTGTTGCTTATTTTTGCACGTTCTACCTAATGtagttttttcaaattgttttataaattaattaaataatattatggccgATGAATTtgttgttcaaattttaaaatcaataaatttaccgcaagaaataattgattattttaaaggcatgttttattctataatacatatacattaatacataacagtattatacataataatatttatagcatCACTAATTGTCACctatttaataagataatatttgactttttatataattgtaggataaatagaattaataagtcaatttacataaaatgtatataaactaattatactaattatataaccatggGTAATACTGTAATTGTATGTAACAGACGAGTAcctaaatcaattaatttatattttacttttgttagatcaagaaataaattaacatgcatttaaatctttaaacaaATCAATCGTGAAAGAATTAATACTTACTAAAATAGGTTATATAAGCCTGTCTTACGAAAGAACGGGACTATTTCGCGCATGTAGAATGAGCTGCCCGGCCGTCCAGCACGCTGCACGCGCACTCTAGGTACCGATATATCACGACGGAGAACGATCGGTTCACGTCGCCGCCGTGTATATGTTACGCCGAATTCACGAAATTGCCGATTTCATGAATTAAGCAGACTTTTTCTGCCGATTCCATAAATTcggtaacatattattatgacataattacaaatagtggattataaataaacaataattgcaCGTGTGCTGATCGCATTACCACCGCATTATGCCGTAATCTTTATTacctatgataataaaatatcgcgataaatgataatcatattatatcttgAACACTTCGATTCATCTGGTGCTAATAGTGTGTGAAGTACGAACGTTGAACGGTTCTATAAGTGCGCTTACGTTGCgatattacctaatatttttattttttataacaactattataactatgGACTCTAAATGGACAGCAGAAAGAGATGCAGAagctgttaaaattttaactgatgacaattctataaataaagataGACGGTATTATCATATCCGtgaaaaatttgaactaaTCGAGGTAGCTGGCGTTCGATGAGTTCGACGAAAGCGCGATCAACGCATTATGGCAGTAGTTGAAAATTTCACTAGTATTATTCGTGATATGCATGTGGCCAGTGGACATAAAGGTGAAACAAAAACACACAAGAAAATAATGGAACACTATTCTAATATTACAATGGCTGCTGTAAAAGCTTACATTGCTAATTGTGAAAGGTGTgcggaaaaatcaaaaaaaaaatgtacgcgAGGTGTTGTTGTGCGGCCTATTTTATCTTCCTCTTTAAATGAACGCGGTCAAGTCGATCTTGTCGACTTTCAAAGTTTACCGGAtggtgattttaaatttatccttCATTATAAAGAACACTTaaccaaattttcaattttccgGCCATTGAAATGCAAAAAGGCTTCGGAAGTGGCCaaagaattattaaacatatttttgacgTTTGGTGCCCCTCACGTTCTGCAGTCCGATAATGGTCGCGAATTCACAGCCGATATTATAACTGAATTAGCATCATTGTGGCCCGATCTAATACTAGTAAATGGTCGGCCACGTTATCCACAAAGCCAAGGATCTGTAGAAAGAGGTAATTGTACGTTGAAGGATTCACTGGTGGCGTGGATGCGAGATAATAAAACTGCGGCGTGGAGTTACGGCATCGCCTTTGTACAATGGGGTGTTAATACGACATATCACGAAGCTATAAAAATGACTCCATACGAAGCAGTCTTTGGTCAAAAACCACGGATAGGACTGGCAACAAAAGTACCTCGACAGTtggtagaaaatataatgacaGGTACATTAGAAGAGGATATACTgaaaatgcttttaaatgaggACAAAGAGGACAATGAGGACGTACAAGTACTCAATACTGAAGTgagtaataattcaaaaatattttatttttttttatatttttatattataagttaaaagttagaaaaataaaaataaaatttaaatattactataatttatagtaaagaGTAGTGGTCGGCCACTAGCAGCCCGCGCCGCTAATGTACACGGCCcgctttaaattttagaactgcaacatttttttattataatttaagaatgtaaaatttctatttttatccgGTGAACTCTTTTTAATTCATGAATGTGGCCCGAAAGTCCAAAAAGGTTACCAACCACTGGTATAGAGCATTTCTATTTGCAGCGGAACATCGATTAATCGTATTTCGATTATCCGTATTCGCGAGACAAACGTATTTTTGACGAtaacaactaaataattaaaacgtaatattttttatagacaatagATTTAGAGTGAACGCAAGATACAGAAGAAGTATTAGAAGCTACTACTGCGTGCTcgcagcataatattattccagaaaataaaatagaacaaaAATTCGAGAAATTAATAAAGACCACGCAAAAAATTTTGGATATTGAAAGTGACACCGACAAAGTAAGTCTatgcataaaatgtaatttaaattattgattatttattattttttattatttgtatatcatattatatatatattttagagttTTGAATCTATCAACACGAAACTCAATCATCCTGCTCTTAAACAACGCAACATTGCagctcaaaatttaaaatgtcaagcGGAAAGGATGGTAACCAGAGGCAAAGGCATCCTTCCTCCTTTAAAAGTTGGTGACAATGTGCTGGTGTCAATCCCGTCGGTAGATCGAGGGCGAGGAGATGCAGCCAACCTTCTTGCAGTTATCATCGAAGAAAAAGATGGTAAATTTCGTATAAGGACTAAAGAAGGGATTTTAAGCACATGGCTGGAACGGAACAGTCTGGCAGCTACAAAGTACTGTTCTCTAACGACTGCAGACGTTCAACAAAATGAATATTCATTACGGGAACTTGTTAGATTGGGGTCAATTGGGACCGGACAAGGCTATCGACGTTGTACTTGTCGTACAAATTgcacatgtaaaaaaaataatatgatgtgtaaTTTGGCGTGCCACCCAGGCTATACttgtcaaaatgtttaaataaaatacaattttttttattcacttttttatttattttttatatacatataatatttattattacaatttgattttaacatatttccagcattttatacatttatttaaattaaattatgttttataatttttttaagaaaggTCTTGCCGATTTCACGTATTCGGCGACAACGTTGCCGATTTCATGAAATCGGCAATTTCGTGAATTCGGCGTAACATATACACCGCTTCcaaaaaatacgtattatattttattatgcgtGTAGTATTAGCCGATAAGTAACGTAATACGtaaattaggtaaataatattatgtacattttcgtaataagaatatttgtgtgattttaatatattatattatttattattttataataaataaattactttgtgTATTATGAAATGATATAGGCGATATagcttaataaaatacaaaagtaaaTAGTCAAGATATTAAAGTAGATATATACAAAacactaaatactaaaaaaacaaaaaaataaattgatacatacaaataaatgaattaatattacatacaaaatataaaatagtaaattcaaaatatcaaattacatacaatatagttatagtcaaaataattaaataatatataaataaacaaatttatttaatcggAATCAGATGAAGTTTCTCCTGGAATGGTCATTATAGTCGAACCCATATTCTCCATTACTTCCTCCACGACAAAGTTGATCTTCCAAAATTTTTCTTCGATTTTTTTcgtatgattaataaaatgtttccaCATATGAGGTGTGCAATGGTGGATACCGTCTTTTAAaagtttgtgtacattatttaatttaaatgtcgaATTATTTGACTTAACATGTTGTTTGACGACTAACCATGCTAACTCTGTTGGATTTAGTTCGCAGTGATAGGGTGGTAACCGCAATATCACCCTATTATACTCTTTGACGTATTCgtcaataacatatttattgtacattggTTTAATGCGCTTCACAATGTCCAATAACCGTATCTTAAGCATgagtttttcaaatacttcCCCTTGTTCCTCCAACCACTTCtctatatcaatttttttccaatttgaCGTAGGATATGATTCGGCTTTCACACTGTGATACGGGGCGTTATCCATCACGATCACACAATTGTCCTTGAGCAAAGGTACGATGGTTTTCATCCAGTCAAAAAAAGTATCACCACACATCTCGTCATGGTAAtcgttcgtatttttttttgattcgaACGACAAAAGACCACTTGGAACAAATCCGTTTTCGGAACCAATGTGGAGAACAATCAAACGCTTGCCCTTCCCAGTTGGATTGCTTGCACCGGTTGTAAGGCTTTTGAGGAATGCGTCTTTACATGATTGTACCGTCTTGTCAACCCATATCTTACTAGGGACGTCACCTGCATTTACCCACGTTTCGTACAGGTAGTAAATAGTCCGCCTTTCTGCACAATATTTCCGAATCtgctctaaatatttatttctccaAATAACAATTTCGTCCTTTTCGATCATTGCACTATTGCGACCTCTTTTgctgtatttaaaattcatacttCTTAGCAGCCTATGAAGTTTGGCACGAGAGAAATGAGGCAGGTCGGGGTCGTCGTTGATGgaaataagaattttatcaAGCGTCGGTATTTCACGTCTAAACCAAAAATCGTGAACTTTATGACGCACGGCATCTTTTTCAAGATCGTCAATTTTTTCGATAACTGTCGCtcggtttttgtttttatttggagATTTTAATACACCTGTGTTTTTATAATCTGAAATTGTCTGGCCAACGGTATTTTTTCCCACTCCTGTTGTTTTGCAaacactttttattaattcctTATACTTGATATCCGGATGTTCCAATAgtgttgttttataaacatttattatagtcGTCTTCTGGCAAGAacaaacaaactaaaaaaaagttataaaaatgttattcttaacgtaaattattattcttgaattttgttaaaaaaaatatatgaatatgaattcattaattaatatatacttaatataaatatattttaactgcggtctgtttcaaaaaaacattcaaatacatatgatgtgttgtaaaataaacaatttaaagtggGTGCTAATAACTgaaattgagaaattaataACTGAATTGTAGTGCCAATAACTGTAGTTTTAGGACATTTTGgaaacaaatatacatttttctaaagaGTACCAATAACTGTATACTTTACCCTATATGAGatgaatttaaattctgattaCAGATAacgaaatattacaatattttgatacataaattatatccaGAGCTTGAAACCGACAATTTTTTCCGGTTTCGATTTCGGTTTTGGATatcggtatttattttttcctatttcgtttttagtttcaaaaatcggtataatttttttcaattttgtttacaGTTTCGATAtcgattttggtttttaatggTCTTAACCGGTGTTCAAAATCGGTATTCAATATCGGTTTAAAGCCctgtaatataagtaataaaattataaaaaaatgtgttaccTTTCCTctcggatttttttttaccggcGAAACGCCATCACCAGTTGTTGAACAGGAAAGCTATTcactcattattataatttcaatcacgaaattaaaaatcacacaaatcactgttaaaattattttaaacaaattgctAATACGGCGGAGAAACTATCACTAGGCACGCTACGTATACACAGACACCGTTTACTCCTCACCACGACCGCCGGCGACCACCAGCGACGATCATCGTCGTCGTTGCAGCGGTGGGGATGCGAAAAAATGACCAATTTTGGTCGAGACACGGTCCCGTTCTTTCGTGAGACAGAGTTTAGATCTTCAGTATGGCGTAAGATTACCGATTTGAATCAACTGACTGATTCAAGTAATAAGTATTGCAGTAAGTAATAATCTATGTTTCTTTTTgtaggaataaaaaaatactagaatttattaacttatataaaggtataatacatatatattagggTGTCCCTTatctaactataaaatttttttttgcatttttgttaGTCTCACCcacttaatttatgtatatgcatataaaaatgaactacAAAAAGTTTCGAGTCAATCTATTAAGGTTAACCCGTGCCgacttgaattttaaatttgagtatattaattcattcataatttaatgataaattttatatttctatatataacTCATTTACAAttaggaaaattaaaatttattacataatatgttttaaatataataaaattgtctataaattatgttcttACATActtcttcttatttattataatttacaagttaTATTGACTTTTGTGtatgaaagtattttttttcttaaaatattattatgaatttttattaattaaaattgttttttcaatgtttcCTTTTTACAATCAGGATATAGTCTTCTGTGTTCttgtatacattgtaatagCAACTCAGACTTCTTATCATCTTTGGTTAAACTTCCGTGAAAATCTTCCATAAGTTTAACTGCTCTTTCCGCTGTATCATTTACTACATTTAGTGAGCATGCAGTTTCTTTCCCgtgtaaataactaatttgagTGTCCCATGTGCTCGGATCATCATTCAAAAAGtccgtattaatattaaatcgagaaaaaaattgcatacTGTTCTTTGATATAAAAGAAGAGGCCAGTgttttttctacaaaaaaaaataattttttttcttttaataatattacttacgtaattaaatatcaaaaacgataatataaatagtataatatacctgaAAAAGTTTCGCCAAGATCTTGAAATGAAACAATAAGACGCTTAGTTGGTTGGAGAATTCCATCATTGTTAAGTGACTGtaccattaattttttgatttcgtTTGATAATGTGTCATCAAAGAAAGCTAATGCTGCTGTCTCTTCTGTTAAGTACCATAAATGATTACTAATTTTTGCTATAGCGGCTTTTGAAATTTTGGCGTGTTCATTTTCATAgttctaaacattttataaaatttaaatcgtttGCCGGTGCTCTAACTGCTGCGGTACAGCTGAACCAAGCtttcaaataaaatcgaacaataaaaacacaaatatcaCGAATAGCGTATTTTTCAGAAGATGATAAAGAGTATTGATTtcggaatatatatatttttaaacagtaaataGCTCTACTCATCCAGCGAGCTTGATGCATTGCTCCAGGTggacgtattttaaatttgttgtcCAAATTaccattcaaaaaaattatagatagcTCAAGTAATTCTTTATAGTCATCTctgtaacatttattttgcaaCATAGATCGACAAAAGTGGAGAATATCATTTCGTACATCTTCTAAAGCAGTGCAACACTCAAGGTCGTTTATACCAGaagttatatttgtaatatcaattttattccaATTGTTTCGAAACTTTTTGAATAGTGGGATATCAGGACTTGTCGTTGTATGAGGAAGTACAGTTTCAAAAACGCCACGTAAAATTATTTCGTATATGTGGTGGCGACATGGTAGGTAAAGTAAGTCTCTTCCTAATTTTTGCTCCAATAAAACACATGCACCATTTAAACGCCCTGTATTTGAAGCGGTGGTATCACAGCATAGAGCTTGAATAACATCTGTTACGCCCCAATTTtctaatgcataatatatagcatTAGATTGTTCTTTTCCCGTTGATTTTTCCAACTTTGGGATACCAATAAGCAAATCTCGATTCTTACTGGTTAAACCAATTGGTAATCTATCAATACCCGAGTCTCTAACATTTAACGTCGGTAGTATTTTTCCATCCCAGTGTACAGTTATATAACTAGGAACAGAACTttgaaaattggttttaattttattggcgCGTTCAACTCGTAAAGCATCGCGGCATCGATGTATagacgatttatttataaccaaattatcaacaggttaggttaggttaggttaggtaaggtTCAGCTGTtgcttgaataatataaactgagTCCCGTACACTTAATTTACATCGATCTAATGCAGCAACAAGCTTTggagaaataaaatttttgcggcccctttttttttctgatagtGTCATCGGTATACTAGTGCATTGTGTGTATTCAGAATctgacgatgacgacgatgaACTTAAAGACATATCAGATAActgattttgaatttcagttgcattataatttgataattgaaGTTTTCGATCTGTTAGCTTTTCTATTTCactacatttacatttttttgctttgttttcattttcaagTAACTTTTTGTCTATACCACCAAGACAACCAATTCGACCAGGAAGtctttgattaattaaaaactgtttgtcattttcaatttttattatatttaaagcatTAACATGtgcaatatcaaataaattgttcagtttgtttatgaattttgtttcttttaatttaaatgtatcacctactttttgtgaatttttttgtaaagcaCGCCATTCTTCGTACACATTCAAAAGTTTATTAATGCAATGTTGAACTGCTCGGACAGGAATTCGAGCTTTTTCCCAAACAATATTGCACTCACGAACGGCTAACGAAGCACTTTCTCTAGTATTAAGTTTTACTGTTctcacattataaaaaaatactgaaaacacTTGTCCAATCGACGGGAGTTTTGAGCCTAATATTTGGGTAGATGGTGActcaatcaaaaatatttgatcatCAGCTCGTAATTTTCTTGACatatttgcaaaataaaaaaaaaacgtaacaaCAAACGAGGTACTCAACTAATTACGCACCGTAACGAACACGActgcacaatattattaataaaaatttattagacTCGTGGATTGTAATCCATATTATTCTTATCTAgaaaaaatacgataatatttgaCATAACGATGTTTGTAATGTTCAAATAATCT
This genomic stretch from Rhopalosiphum maidis isolate BTI-1 chromosome 3, ASM367621v3, whole genome shotgun sequence harbors:
- the LOC113560232 gene encoding uncharacterized protein LOC113560232 encodes the protein MVTRGKGILPPLKVGDNVLVSIPSVDRGRGDAANLLAVIIEEKDGKFRIRTKEGILSTWLERNSLAATKYCSLTTADVQQNEYSLRELVRLGSIGTGQGYRRCTCRTNCTCKKNNMMCNLACHPGYTCQNV
- the LOC113560140 gene encoding KRAB-A domain-containing protein 2-like, with the translated sequence MAVVENFTSIIRDMHVASGHKGETKTHKKIMEHYSNITMAAVKAYIANCERCAEKSKKKCTRGVVVRPILSSSLNERGQVDLVDFQSLPDGDFKFILHYKEHLTKFSIFRPLKCKKASEVAKELLNIFLTFGAPHVLQSDNGREFTADIITELASLWPDLILVNGRPRYPQSQGSVERGNCTLKDSLVAWMRDNKTAAWSYGIAFVQWGVNTTYHEAIKMTPYEAVFGQKPRIGLATKVPRQLVENIMTGTLEEDILKMLLNEDKEDNEDVQVLNTEVIKSSGRPLAARAANVHGPL